The genome window cttcTAGGATTCTCTGACCCACTGCACCAGGCAGGGCCCTCAGAGAATgcgcttcacacacacacactggacagTGCCTTACTCTGCCTTTTCTCACCCCCCAAAATCCCTCCTGTAGGAACTGGACTTCCTAGACTCCTCCAACTCCGTCTACAAGCTGATTGGGCCGGTGCTGGTGAAGCAGGACATGGATGAGGCGAAAGCGACGGTTGGGAAGAGGCTGGAGTACATCACTGGAGAGATGTGAGTGGATCCGGGGAAGGGTTCAGTGCAGGGAGCCCCTTGAGGCCACCGC of Sceloporus undulatus isolate JIND9_A2432 ecotype Alabama unplaced genomic scaffold, SceUnd_v1.1 scaffold_11885, whole genome shotgun sequence contains these proteins:
- the LOC121918442 gene encoding prefoldin subunit 6-like, translating into ELDFLDSSNSVYKLIGPVLVKQDMDEAKATVGKRLEYITGEIKRYEAQMQEYEKKSDQQRELLARLQQDFQKAQAKVAVKA